The Triticum aestivum cultivar Chinese Spring chromosome 3A, IWGSC CS RefSeq v2.1, whole genome shotgun sequence genome includes a region encoding these proteins:
- the LOC123057204 gene encoding uncharacterized protein: protein MPGNKKNKVASIDNVIKRLGNVTGAIKKGTGVAASIQVGRAKPAHTIPYADSEDESEEGAEEDVEEEPVVEVEQTRSRRDWQHIFVDTNLLAFPLCRALLVVGEDIKVPRQPSSIIGCLCRHYYPGLVPIGDGEEEPAWSWEHWKRAPDTKDKWDREYNNAADRVVNDFWDFFTCAEGMKDEANEVVEAIAKKIVQDMHYEGRVDAMVKYYAHERNMLLKKQLARRVHLTRSMYMKAVPSWCNNKIPCYQQIISRWINPEWRVTHRACSERRALMGGPVHLQGNLNLHAYVQKKNRERGEGEQPLNSFMGLCLSRTSKKPEGGWVKPGAGSRIKAYSGKFKECNGPDSDPASQDIDVMVSLMSGEGKKGGRLYVGDGAIRKKDIPKLAHLRATTSSSGPAIEHRPQPRLDMLHQFEVYFSLLIFLVISSLHCNDGELVVMAYCRHAYRNKTSCGRRLRPMPNFNRTKP, encoded by the exons ATGCCAGGCAACAAAAAGAACAAAGTTGCAAGCATCGACAATGTGATTAAAAGGTTAGGCAATGTGACAGGGGCCATAAAGAAGGGCACCGGTGTGGCAGCTTCCATACAGGTGGGCAGGGCCAAACCTGCTCA CACTATCCCCTATGCCGATTCTGAGGACGAGTCAGAGGAGGGGGCAGAGGAGGATGTAGAGGAGGAGCCAGTTGTGGAGGTGGAGCAGACGAGGTCTCGTCGTGATTGGCAGCAT ATTTTTGTAGATACTAACTTACTTGCCTTTCCATTGTGCAGGGCCTTGCTGGTTGTAGGAGAAGACATAAAGGTGCCACGCCAGCCAAGTAGCATCATTGGATGTCTTTGCAGGCATTATTACCCTGGCTTGGTCCCCATAGGAGATGGTGAGGAGGAGCCAGCTTGGTCTTGGGAGCATTGGAAACGCGCTCCGGATACCAAAGACAAGTGGGACAGGGAGTACAACAATGCTGCCGACCGAGTGGTCAACGATTTTTGG GACTTCTTTACTTGTGCCGAGGGTATGAAGGATGAAGCTAATGAGGTCGTGGAGGCGATTGCCAAGAAGATTGTCCAAGACATGCACTACGAGGGGCGCGTCGATGCCATGGTGAAGTATTATGCGCATGAACGCAACATGCTTCTCAAAAAGCAACTAGCCCGGAGAGTCCATCTCACCCGTTCGATGTACATGAAG GCGGTTCCCTCGTGGTGCAACAACAAGATTCCTTGCTATCAGCAAATCATATCCAGGTGGATAAACCCGGAGTGGAGGGTCACACATAGAGCATGTTCGGAGCGGCGTGCCTTGATGGGTGGTCCGGTACACCTTCAAGGCAACCTCAACCTCCACGCTTACGTGCAGAAGAAG AATAGGGAGAGAGGCGAGGGAGAACAACCTCTCAACAGCTTCATGGGATTATGTCTTTCCCGCACGTCAAAGAAACCTGAAGGGGGGTGGGTCAAACCTGGTGCTGGTTCGAGGATTAAAGCATATAGTGGGAAGTTCAAGGAGTGCAACGGGCCCGACTCTGATCCGGCCTCACAGGACATTGACGTCATGGTTTCCCTCATGTCGGGAGAAGGCAAGAAGGGTGGCCGGTTATATGTTGGTGATGGTGCCATCCGTAAGAAGGACATTCCAAAACTCGCCCACCTCCGTGCTACCACCTCGAGCTCAGGTCCTGCTATAGAGCATCGCCCACAGCCTAGGCTGGACATGCTGCATCAATTCGAGGTATATTTTTCTTTATTGATATTCCTTGTGATTTCTTCTTTGCATTGCAATGATGGTGAACTTGTTGTGATGGCATATTGTAGGCACGCCTACAGGAACAAAACAAGTTGCGGCAGGAGGCTCAGGCCAATGCCCAACTTCAACAGGAccaagccatga